DNA from Mycobacterium sp. SMC-8:
CACCCATCAACGCGGTCGCCCCGCCCATCAGCAGCATGGTCAGCGCCAGAGTCTTCTTGCGGCCGATGCGGTCGCCGATGTGCCCGAACACGAAGCCGCCGATCGGGCGCACGACGAATCCGACCGCGAACGTCGCGAAGGACAGCATGGTGCCGACGAACGTGGTCTGGTCGGGGAAGAAGGCCTGATTGAACACCAGGCTGGCTGCAGTGGCGTAGAGAAAGAAGTCGTACCACTCGATCGTGGTGCCGACCAGGCTCGCCCACAGGGCTGTGCGGGCCTGCGGGGTCACCGTCCGCTGATCGGGGGCGGGCGCATTCGTGACAGTCACGAGGATCTATCAGCCCAACTTCGGCGGGACTTCGCCAGACTTTCGCGCGGGCTGATCCGAACGCGGGATGAAATCCCGTGGTGGGGTAGTGCAGTGTGTTCGTGACCACCGCTGGAATGACCGGAAAGGTCGTCCTCACTCGCGCAGCGGCACGCAGTCGTCCCCGCAGCCGGAGGCGGTGGGGACGCCCGGCGTAGCGGGGCGGTGCAGCACCGCCCCGGCCGGACGGATACGCATGCCGTCGCCGGCGGCTTCGGCCCGGCCGTCGACGATCAGTGAGTAACCACCGGGCTCGCGCGGCGGCCACACCAGCGTGACGGCCGGATGGGCGGACGCGTTACGGCGAGTGCTGTTTCCGATGGAGTCGATCCGCAGGATCCCGTCGGTCGCCACGGGAGCGACCGCGACGGTGTGCGCCCGGTAGTCGTCTCCGACGGTGACGAGATACGCGAACGGGAAGTCACCGAGAACCTCGGCGAGCCGGTCGGGATCCACCTTCACGCTCATGGGATGAGGGTACTCAGAGCGCCTGGGGGTTCGATCGGCTTCACGGTCATTCCATTGATGGTTCAACACGATCGTGGTGTGATGCCACGGGCGCGGGCTGGCGGCCCCGGACGAGTCTGCCCGGCCGGGCCGCCGTCGGGGCGCCGTTCTCGGCGATCACCTCCCCGGAGACGATCGTGGCCACGTAGCCGTCCGCGCTCTGGTCCAGGCGGCGGCCACCCGCGGGCAGGTCGTTGACCACGACCGGGTTGTGCAGCCGTAGCGCCTCGGCGTCGATGACGTTGAGATCGGCCTTGTAGCCCACAGCGATTCGGCCGCGGTCGGCGAGCCCGGCCACCCGCGCGGGCACCGAGGTGAGTTCACGCACCGCGTCCTGGACCGACAACCGGCCCGTGGCGCGGTCGCGCACCCAGTGGGTCAGCATGTAGGTCGGGAAGCTGGCGTCGCAGATCATTCCGTAGTGCGCACCGCCATCGCCGAGGCCGAGCACCACGTCGTCGCGCCGGATCAGCTCGGCGACGGTGTCCAGCGAGCCGTCGCGGAAGTTGGCCAGCGTGACCAGCAGCATGGCGTGACCGTCATCGTCGAGCAACCGGTCGTAGGCCTCCTCCTGCGGGCTGACGCCACGGGCCTGTGCGCGGGCTCCGATCGAATCCGATTGTGAAGGTTCGTAATTCGGGGGATCGCCGAGGGGGAACATGTAGTTCCAGGCTTGCGCGGCGAACATCAGCGGGTGCCCGTCGGAGGCCGGCGTGTCGGTGAGGATGCGTTCGCGCACCTCGGGTCTGCGCATCTCGGCCACCCGCTCGGCCAGCGGAAGCGATGCGATCTCCCGGTACGACGGGTACATCACGAACGGATTGCCGGACAGTTCCAGTCCCAGCATCAGCCCGATGGGCCGCGGGAAGATCTGAGCGCTGATGCGGCCGCCGTTCTGATTGGCCTTCTCCACCATCCGCAGCGCGTCGAGGTAGAACGGGTCACCGGCGTTGCCGATCGCCAGCGTGAACGTCACCGGCAGGCCGACCGCGGCGGCCACGTCGAACACCGTCTGCAGGACGGGTTCGTAGTCGCCGGCCACCAGGTCGGGGACGAACTGGATCAGACCTCCACCGGCGTCGTCGACGCCCCGTGCGATCGCCTCGATCTCGGCGTGGTCGGCGTCGTATGTCGGGATCGGCTTGCCGCTCTCGGTTTTGTGCAGGGTGAAGCGCGAGGACGCGAAGCCCAGCGCGCCGGCCCGCACGGCCTCGGCGGCGAGCTTGCGCATCAGCATCAGGTCATCGGCCGTGGCGGGTTCGCGGTCGACTCCACGCCCGCCCATCACGTACACCCGCAGCGGCGAGTGCGGCAGGAACGCCGCCACATCGATATCCCTGCGCCCCGCGTCCAGCGCGTCGAGAAACTCGGGGAACGTCTCCCAGTGCCACGGCAGGCCGTCGACCATCACCACGCCGGGGATGTCCTCGACACCGGCCATCACGTCGACGAGCACGTCGTGGTCATCGGGCCGGCACGGCGCGAAGCCGACGCCGCAGTTGCCCATCACGGCGGTGGTGACGCCGTGGGCCGACGACGGTGTGAGCCGGTCCGACCAGATCGCCTGCCCGTCGTAGTGGGTGTGCAGGTCGACGAAGCCGGGAGTGACCAGCAGGCCGGTAGCGTCGATCTCCCGGATCCCGGAGCCGGCCGCGGCGCCGACGTCACAGATGACGCCGTCCCGGACGGCGACGTCCCCTGTGAACGGTGCGCCACCGAGGCCGTCGACGATGGTTCCCCCGCGGATCACGAGATCAAATGTCATACCCCGAATGTACGGTCAGCCCATGATCGATCACCTCGGAATCAACTGCGCGGACTGGGAGAAGTCGAAAGCGTTCTACGACAAGGTTCTCGGCGTGCTCGGCTACACGCGGCAGATGGACTATCAGGTCGCGATCGGGTACGGCAGGAACGGCAAGCCCGACTTCTGGATCGCTGACATGACCGCCGGCGACGCCGCGGGCCCGAACCGCGAGGTCCACGTCGCGTTCGAGGCCGCCGACACCGGGGCCGTGCAAGCGTTCTACGACGCGGCGCTGGAAGCCGGGGCGGAGTCGCTGCACGCCCCACGCCTGTGGCCCGAGTATCACCCGGGCTACTACGGCGCGTTCGTCCGCGATCCCGACGGCAACAACCTAGAGGCGGTCTTCCACGGGGCGTAGCTTGGCGGGCATGGCCGAAATAGATGCCGCCAGGGAACTGCTTCGCGACTCGTTCACCCGCCTCATCGAGCACGTCGACGACCTCACCGACGGGCTGACCGACGAGTTGGCCTATTACCGGCCGGCGCCGGACGCCAACACCATCGCGTGGCTGATCTGGCACAGCGCCCGAATCCAGGACGCCCAGCTGTGCGATCTTGCCGGCGTGGAACAGGTGTGGTTCCGTGAGGGCTGGGTGGACAAGTTCGCCCTCGATCTGCCCCGCGACGCGCACGGCTACGGGCACACCCCCGACGAGGTGGCCAAGGTGCGCGCACCGGCGAAACTCCTCGCCGGCTACTACCATGCGGTGCACAAGCTTTCGCTGGAATACGTCGCGTCGGTGACGGCCGACGAACTCGCCCGCATCGTCGACCGCCGGTGGACCCCACCGGTGACGGCGAGCGCGCGGTTGGTCAGCATCATCGACGACGCCGCGCAGCACCTCGGCCAGGCGGCCTACATCCGGGGTCTGGTGCGCTGAGGCCGCTGATCAGGTGGTGGCCGGCGATCGGTCTGGCCGGGCTGATCGTGCTCGGCCTGGCGGTCGGCAAGGGTTCGACACCGGTCGACGACTGGTTTCAGGAACTCGGCCGTCGGCACCCGGAACTCAGATACCTGTTGCTGGCCAGCGACGGCCGACTGCTCATGGCGGTGTCGGCGGTCGTCATCGTGGCGGCGCTCATCCAGCGGCGACGGCGGCTCGCCGTGATCGCCGCGGTGACGCCGCTTGCCGGCGTGCTGGCCGCCCGACTGGGCAAGACCCTGTTCGGGCGAGTGAAGGAAGGCGGGTTGTGCTATCCGAGCGGGCACACGACGGTGACGGTCGTGGTGGTGGCGATGACGGTTCTTCTTGTGGGCGTGACGGTGTGGGCTGTGGTGGGCGCCGCGGCATTCCTGGCGCTCGCGGTGATCGGGCAGGCCGTCGCCTATCACTACTTCACCGATGCGGTCGGCGCTCTGTTGCTGGGCAGCGCGCTGGCGTGCCTGGCCGTGTCCGCCGCGAGACTTGACAGGCGTCAAACCCGAATGCGGGCTGGATCACACCGGTCGTTAGCATGGAGAAATGACAGCGACGTCTGACGCCGGCACCTCCACCGATTTCACCGGCACCGCAACGATCAGGAACCCTGCTACCGGCGCGATCGCCGGAGAGGTGCGCTGGACTGATCCCGCCGACGTGACCCGAGTGGCGGCCGGCCTGCGCACCGCTCAGCGAGAGTGGGAGGCGCGCGGCGCCAAGGGACGCGCGAAGGTGCTGGCCCGCTACGCGGTGTGGCTGGGCGAGCACCGGGACGAGATCGAGCGGCTCTTGATCGCCGAAACCGGCAAGTCGGCCGGGGACGCGGCACAGGAAGTCCCGCTGATCATCATGATCACGTCGTACTACGTCCGGACCATGGCCAAGGCGCTGGCGCCGGAGTCCCGCCCGGCGTCGCTGCCGTTCCTGTCGATCAAGAAGATCACCGTGCACTACCGGCCCCGCCCGGTCGTCGGCATCATCGCGCCGTGGAACTACCCGGTCGCCAACGCGTTGATGGATGCGATCGGCGCGCTCGCCGCGGGCTGCGCGGTGCTGCTCAAACCGTCCGAGCGGACCCCGCTGACCGCCGAACTGCTGCTGCGCGGCTGGCTGGACTCCGGCGGCCCCGACGTGCTGGCGCTGGCCCAGGGCGCGCGCGAGGTGTCCGAGGCCGTCATCGACAACTCCGACTACATCCAGTTCACCGGATCCAGCGCGACCGGTGCGAAGGTCATGGAGCGGGCCGCGCGCCGGCTCACCCCGGTCAGCCTCGAGCTCGGCGGCAAAGACCCGATGATCGTGCTCGAAGACGCCGACGTCGACCTGGCCGCCCACGCCGCGGTGTGGGGTGCGATGTTCAACGCCGGGCAGACCTGCGTGTCGGTTGAGCGGGTGTATGTGCTCGAGCAGGTCTACGACCAGTTCGTCGCCGCCGTGGTCCGCGACGTGCAGAACCTGAAGATGGGTGCGGGGGACGGGCACGCCTTCGGCGCGCTGATCGACGACAGCCAGGTCGAGATCACCGCCCGCCATGTTCAGGACGCGCTGGCCAAGGGCGCCCGCGCGCTGACGGGCGGCAAACGCGGAACCGGGCCCGGCAGCTTCTACGAACCCACCGTGCTGGTCGACGTCGACCACTCGATGGCCTGCATGACCGAGGAGACGTTCGGGCCGACGCTGCCGATCATGAAGGTGTCCTCGGTCGAAGAGGCGGTCCGGCTGGCCAACGACAGCCCCTACGGTTTGTCGGCGGCGGTGTTCTCCAAGGACGTCGAGCGTGCTGAAGCGATTGCGGTGCAACTGGATTGCGGCGGGGTGAACGTCAATGACGTGATCTCCAACCTGATGTGCACCACCGCCCCGATGGGCGGCTGGAAGACCTCGGGGATCGGTGCCCGCTTCGGCGGGCCCGAAGGTCTGCGCAAGTACTGCCGGATCGAGACGGTGGTCAGCCCGCGCACGCGCGTCGGCGCGGGCGGCAACTACTACAACAACTCCCCGCGCGCGCTGAAGCGGATGAACACGCTGATGACCAAACTCGCGTTGATCCGTCCGCGGCGGGTGGCGAAGTAGCTCATCCCGGCTGTTCACCGGCGCGTCACCTCCCGGTCCGTCGTGGTGGGTAGCTTGCGCCGGTGACTCTGGACCTGTCCGGCTACACCGTCGTCGACGACGATGACGACGACCCCGTCCTGCTGCTGCAGCCGAGCGGGCAGGTCGTCGACACCTGGCGCGAGAACTATCCGTATGACGAGCGGATGAGCCGGCCGGAGTACGAGGAACAGAAGCGCCTGCTGCAGATCGAGCTGTTGAAGCTGCAGAAGTGGAGTCAATCCCACGGGCACCGGCACGTCATCGTGTTCGAAGGACGTGACGCAGCGGGAAAGGGCGGCACCATCAAGCGGTTCATGGAGCACCTCAACCCCCGCGGCGCCCGGGTGGTGGCGCTGGAGAAGCCCACCGAGAAGGAACGTACGCAGTGGTACTTCCAGCGCTATGTGCAGCACCTGCCGTCGGCCGGTGAGATGGTCCTGTTCGACCGGTCCTGGTACAACCGGGCCGGTGTGGAGCGGGTGATGGGGTTCTGCACATCGAAGCAGCATGCCGAATTCATCAGGCAGGTGCCGCTCTTCGAGCAGATGCTGGTCAACGACGGCATCAGCCTGACCAAACTGTGGTTCTCCGTCACGGCGTCCGAGCAGCGCACCCGTTTCACGATCCGTCAGGTCGACCCGGTGCAGCAGTGGAGGCTGTCGCCCACCGACCTGGCGTCGCTGGACAAGTGGGATGCCTACACCGCGGCCAAGGAGGACATGTTCGCCTGGACTGACACCGAGACCGCGCCGTGGACGGTGGTCAAGAGCAACGACAAGAAGCGTGCCCGGATCAACGCGATGCGGCACGTGCTGAGTAGATTCGACTACGACAACAAGGACCATGACGTGGTGGGCAGGCCCGATCCGCTCATCGTGGGGCGCGCCCTTTCCGACTGAGCCCGCGCGTCCCGGAGCCGCCACGGCGGCGACCCGCAGCAGGAGACAGGAGGACGCGTCCGTGCGCTTTCTCGCCGCGCTGCTGCTGTGGCTGCTCACGACGGTCGCGCTGGTCGCGGCGGTGCCCGCGGTGTGGGTGCAGACCCACGTCGTGTCCGAGGACGGCTACGCGTCGCTGGCCGCGGCGGCTGCCGGAGACCGGCGGCTGCAGGACGCGATGGCCGCCGAGCTGACCACCCAGATCGTCGCTCTGGGCGCCGCCAACGGTTATCCGCTCAATCCTGAGCTGGTTCGGCAGGTGGCGGAGTCCTATACGCGCAACTCGGGCTTCCCGGGACAGTTCGCGCAGGCCAACCGCATCGCGCATCGGTGGATGTTCACCGGGGCCGTGCCCAGCGGCAACTCCACCGACCAGTGGCTCATCGACGTCGCGCCGATGCTGTCCGACCCGTCGTTCTCGGCCACGCTCGGCAATCTGGACCTGCAGATACCGCCCACTCTCACGGTGCCCATCACCGTGGACACCCCGCAGTTGCAGCCCGGCAAGCTGAGGTGGTTGGCGACCTGGGGGCCGTGGGCCAGCGTCGGCGCCGCGGTGCTCACCGGCGTGTTCGCGCTGCTGACCCTTGCCGCCGCCCGGTCACGCGGCAAAGCACTTACCGCGCTTGGTGTCTCGGCCCTTCTCGTCGGCGCCGCAGGGTGGGCGGCCATCGAGGTCGGCGGTAGGTACGTGGACGCCGCGCTGAACCGGACGACCGGTAACATCCGGACCGTGGCCGAGGTGATGGTGGCCGCCGCCGAGAACAGCCTGCATCAGTGGCTCAACTACACCCTGCTCGCCGGCGGCGGGCTGGTGATCCTCGGAGTGCTCAGCGCCGCGGTGGGCGGCGCGCTGCGCCGGCCCGCATCACCAGCCGTACGTGCCTGACGACCGCTCCCCGCAGTGCCGCCTCCACCTCGGCCGGTTACACGACCATCGGCGGGGCGGCGCACGCGTGCGTCTACAGTCGGTCCATCTCGCGCGACAGCAACGCACTTTCGACGAAGTTCAGGTGGTGCGGGTGGCCGTGCAGATCCCAGTCGGTGCGGACGCGCCTCGGATGATGACTTCTCCAGTGCACCAGCGCTTCAACTCTTGCAGGCATGGTGATCGTCATCGTCGTACTCCCCTCGATCAGTTGCGTCTATGTCATCGTCGTCCCCGTCAGTGGCACTCGACATCAGTAGCGCCGTACTGACCTTTGACGCACCCGTTACCCGTGATTTCTGAGGGGCGAGCTGTCAGCTCGGCTGACGCTTGACGTGGTCCAGCAGGCCGGCGAGCTCGTCGCGGCTGGTGGTTCCGGTCTTGGCCATGGCGTTGTAGATGTGGCTCTCCACGGTGCGCACCGACAGCTGAAGCCGGTCGGCGATGTCACGGTTGGACATCGGCTCGGTGAGCAGCATGACGATCTCGCGTTCGCGATCGGTCAGCGGCAGCCGTTCGACGGCCTGCCGAAGCGCGGGTGTGCAGGCTCCGCCAGCGGTCCGGGCGAGGGTCTCGGCGCGTGCCGAACACCGCAGAGCGGATCCGCGCAGGCTCTGCTTACGGAAGCACACGGCCGCATAGGCGGCCGCGTCGACGGCAGCGACCAGGTCGCCCATCTCTTCGAAACTCCCTGAGAGAGTTTCCAATTGCGGGGCGTCGGCACGCCCCAGGGCGGCGGCGAACAGGCTGGCGAGCTCGACGCGGGGGCCCTCGACGATGCGGCGGAGTTCGGCCAGGCGCGGGGCGGTCGAGCTGTCACCGAACTGGGTCGCAGTCTGCAGGCACAGCACCTCCGCGGCGAATTGCTGTCGGCGGCGAGATGTTTCGGCGGCGGCGCGGACCGTCTCGATTGCGTCGCTGGTGGCGCCTTGGCAGCAGGCCACCCATCCGCCGGCAATCGCTCGGGCGTAGTCCAGATACCGCCAGCTCGGATGGACGGCGTGCTCCAGGCGCTCCAGCGCGGCCGCGGCGTGCTCGGTCAGTCCCCGCATCGCCAGCGCCGTCGTCAGCAGAATCCGATAGCGGTAGTTGAAACCGGTGGCCGGATTCCGCGTCGTCGCCCGCTCGACGGCCTTGGTGAGCAGTGCGCACGCCCGGTCGAGGCCCCCGGCGGCCAGGGCGGCCTGACCGCTGACCGCGACCGCTACCTGACCGAACGGCGCAGCCCGGGAGTTGACCGCCTGGTCGCGCATCAGCGCCGCGACCGCTTCGGCGTCGGCGATCCGACCGGCCAGGGCCAGCGCGTTGGTGTGTGCGTCCGCGATGATGATGAACGCGCGCACCGGGATCGAATATCCGGCCGTGGCGGCGGCGACGGCCTCGGTGGTGCGTCCGCCCTCACCGTGCGCCACCGTGGACGCCCACGCGGTCAATCTGCGCTGGAAGTCGTCGGGCAACTGGGCCGGCTCGAACGCCGCTGCGCACTCCAGGGCGGCTGCCGGATTGCCCATGCCCGCCCAGTACACGCAGCTGAAGGCGTTGAGCGACGGGTGTTGCGGGATCGCGAGGGCTGAGACGTCGTCGATCAACTCCTTGGCGCGCCGCGGCCGGGCCATCGTGAAGAACAGGTTGACCGCGCGCAAGAACGTCAGCCGGGCTCGGTCCCTGTCCGTGAGTCGGGTCGAATCCACCTCGGCGAGAAGTTCTTCGGCTTCACTGCCCGCCCCCTGCAGTGACAGCACGAAAGCCCTGACGATACGCGCTTCGGGTCCTCCGCCGGCGCGGATGGCTCCCTCCGCCAACCGGTCCGCCAGTGCGAGGTCCATCATCCAGGCCGCGCCGCGGGCGGCGGTGAGCAGCAGATCGACATCGGGCGGCAGATCGGAGTCCAGACTCAGAGCGCCGCGGCGCACCACGGTGTGGATGTCGTCGTGGTGGTCGGAGCCACCCAGCTCGGTGCCTACCAGTCCTCGTAGCCGCCGCAATGTCGTCTGCGGCGCCCGGCTCCGGCGCACCTCGCCGTAGAGCGGATGCGCGAGCCTGACCTCGACCGTGTCGCCGCCGGGTTCGAACGAGACGAGCCCCCGGCGGTCGGCCTCTTCGATTGCGGCCGGATCGGTGATTCGGGTCAGGGACCGCATCGCGATCGGCTCGCCGACGGCGACGACGTCGACGACGGTGCTGACCGCGTCGGACAGCCCGCCGATGCGGGCCTCGACGAGCTCCACGAGGCGCCGCGGGATCACGGGGTTGCCGTGCCAGGCCCACACACCGCCGCGGACCGCCAGCCGCCCGTCGGACACCTCCTGTTCGACGATGTTGCGCAGGTACAGGGGATTGCCGCGGGTCAACGTCCACAGCCGGTTGACGGCATCCGGATCCAGCTGTCCGCCAAGGGTTTCCGAGAGAAGTCTGGCGGTCTGTGACTCCGAGAGGGGGCCGACCTCCAGCCGGTCGAGCTCTCCGCACTTCCACAGCTCCTGGGTGGCCGCGGGAACGGGTTCGTCGTCGCGGACCGTCAGCACCACCTGCGCCAGTCCGCGCTGGATGGTCTGATGGACGACGACGGTGGACAGGTCGTCGAGCAGCTGGACGTCGTCCACCCCGAGTGCCACGGGGGCGCCCTCGGGCGAGGCGGTCAGCGCCGTGATCACGTCGTGGATCAGTTGCAGGCTGTCGTTGCCGGATGCTCGGGCCCACGGTGTGAGCGCACCCAGCGGCAGGTTGCGCGCGGCCGAGGTGCCGACCACCCAGCGCACCTGCCATCCGCGAGCGGTGAACGCCGCGAGCGCGTCCCGCACGATGCGGCTCTTGCCGACACCCGCCGGACCGCTGACCACGATGCCCGCCGAGGCGGAATCCAGCAGCGCGGCTTCGATCTGTCGCGTCTCGTCGGAGCGGCCGGTCAGCGGCCATGTCAACCGCACACGCCAAGCCTAGAAGCCTGAGCTGCGCGAGATAAAGAGGTTCTCGGGTACCGAAATCTCGGTACCCGAGTACTGATGTTCCGGCTCGGCGCCGCAGCAACACTGAAATCCATGACGATTGACACGACGGCCATGCGGGCTCTGCCTTGTCTTTTCGACGCCGGGCTACCGATGTTGGCTTACCACCACGTGGAAGACCCGCTCGAAGCCCATCGGCTCATCGCGCCGGCGCGAGCGTGTGGCCCGATCGCGATCGGTACCCATGGACCGGAATTGCTCAGCTATCACCTTGCGCGCGGGGTGTTGCGTGATCCCCGGTTTCGGGTGCCGCGGGGAGTGTTTCTGTCTTCACAGGGAATCCAGTCCGGAGGACTGGCAGGCGTTCTCGGACTGGACCGACGACATCTTCCTGGCATTGCGCTGGACAGCCGCTGAGAACCAGTGTCGTATTCCGGTCGCCTTCGACGCCGCCTGATCCCGGCGGCCTCCGTCGTCACCCTCGGGGCGGTGGATCGGGTTGCCGGTACGGCGCGTAGGCCGAGTGAATTCGTCCGCCGATCTTGATGTTGGGTGTGCGGAAGTACGCCCAGCCGGTCATCAGGATCACCGCGGCGGCGGTGAACGCGACCGAACTCTGCACGTCGGGCAGACCCCCCAGGAACAGCAACAACACTCCGAGAACAGTTCCAGCCCAGTAGATTCGGCGTTTCCTCGCGCGAGCCGCCACCGTGGCGGTGTCCCATCCCGGGACGACGGCGCCGAAGAGCAGCGCGAGGGCGCCCGAAGCCAGCAACACCCACGAGACGGTGCTCATGAACTCGGCAACAGCATCTGGAACCCGTCGACGATCTCTTGGGAATCCTTGACGTATTTCGGGTTGATCGGGTCGGTGGTCTGAATCGTCAGCGTCGCCAGGTACGTAGCGCCGCCCGCCTCGGCCGCGACCGCATGCATGATGATCGGCCGCTCCGGGGCCGGCCCCAGCGGGGGAGCCGTGTAGTGAGTTGTCTCAGAGGGGAATCCGCAGGTGGTGTTGTCCTGGGTCTCCAGATCGAAGGCGCCCATCAAGGTCTTCAGGTTGCCGCGGTTCTGCTCGAATATCTCGTCGGGCGACGGATTACCGCGCGTCGATTCCAGGGTGACGACGGCATTGGTGGCGAAGCGGTCGGCCACCAGATCGGTCGAGACGATCGTGTAGCGGATGATCTGGCTGTCCATCATGGTGTTGCGTTCCCAGCCGTCCGGTACCGGGATACGCAAGCGTGGTTCACGGGCGTCGTCGCTGGGGATGTCCTCCAGTGGCGCGTCCACCGCCGTGCACAGGCCCTCGCCGCCGCCGGATGTCGCCGCCGCGGGTGCATCGCCCACCGCCGTCACCGCCGTTCCGGTGATCTGCTCTGCGCAACCGGTCAGTGTCAACGTCGTCACCGCGACGGCGAATAGCGGCCTCCATGGCGCGGTCATGTTCAGTGCCCGCTCAGCGTTCGGTGCAGGAATTCGAAGATCAACGCCGAACGGAACGCGATCTGCGGGTTGTCGGAGGCGCCCGCATGGCCGCCCTCGATGTTCTCGTAGTAGCGCACCGGGTGCCCGGCGGCCTCCAGCGCCGCGGTCATTTTCCTCGCGTGACCCGGATGCACCCTGTCATCGCGGGTGGACGTCGTGATGAGCACCGGCGGGTAGCGCTTGTCGGCCGAAATGTTCTGATACGGCGAATATTCGGAGATGAACGCCCAATCCTCGGGATCGTCGGGGTCGCCGTACTCGGCCACCCAGGACGCCCCCGCGAGAAGCAGGTGGAACCGCTTCATGTCGAGCAGCGGCACACTGCACACCAGGCCCCCGAACAGCTCCGGGTACTTCGTCAGCATGATGCCCATCAGCAGGCCGCCGTTGCTCCCACCCTGCGCACCGAGCTGCTCGACCGTCGTGATGCCGCGAGCCACCAGATCCTTTGCCACAGCGGCGAAGTCCTCGGCGACTCGGTGGCGCCCTTCGCGCATGGCCTGGGTGTGCCAGGTGGGGCCGTACTCTCCGCCGCCGCGGATGTTGGCCAGCACGTAGGTGCCGCCGCGGGACAACCACAGCCGCCCCAGCACTCCGTCGTAACCCGGGGTGCGGGACACCTCGAAACCGCCGTACCCGCCGAGCAGCGTCGGGCCGGCTGCCTCGACATGCCGGTG
Protein-coding regions in this window:
- a CDS encoding pyridoxamine 5'-phosphate oxidase family protein; amino-acid sequence: MSVKVDPDRLAEVLGDFPFAYLVTVGDDYRAHTVAVAPVATDGILRIDSIGNSTRRNASAHPAVTLVWPPREPGGYSLIVDGRAEAAGDGMRIRPAGAVLHRPATPGVPTASGCGDDCVPLRE
- a CDS encoding amidohydrolase family protein, with amino-acid sequence MTFDLVIRGGTIVDGLGGAPFTGDVAVRDGVICDVGAAAGSGIREIDATGLLVTPGFVDLHTHYDGQAIWSDRLTPSSAHGVTTAVMGNCGVGFAPCRPDDHDVLVDVMAGVEDIPGVVMVDGLPWHWETFPEFLDALDAGRRDIDVAAFLPHSPLRVYVMGGRGVDREPATADDLMLMRKLAAEAVRAGALGFASSRFTLHKTESGKPIPTYDADHAEIEAIARGVDDAGGGLIQFVPDLVAGDYEPVLQTVFDVAAAVGLPVTFTLAIGNAGDPFYLDALRMVEKANQNGGRISAQIFPRPIGLMLGLELSGNPFVMYPSYREIASLPLAERVAEMRRPEVRERILTDTPASDGHPLMFAAQAWNYMFPLGDPPNYEPSQSDSIGARAQARGVSPQEEAYDRLLDDDGHAMLLVTLANFRDGSLDTVAELIRRDDVVLGLGDGGAHYGMICDASFPTYMLTHWVRDRATGRLSVQDAVRELTSVPARVAGLADRGRIAVGYKADLNVIDAEALRLHNPVVVNDLPAGGRRLDQSADGYVATIVSGEVIAENGAPTAARPGRLVRGRQPAPVASHHDRVEPSME
- a CDS encoding VOC family protein; its protein translation is MIDHLGINCADWEKSKAFYDKVLGVLGYTRQMDYQVAIGYGRNGKPDFWIADMTAGDAAGPNREVHVAFEAADTGAVQAFYDAALEAGAESLHAPRLWPEYHPGYYGAFVRDPDGNNLEAVFHGA
- a CDS encoding mycothiol transferase, giving the protein MAEIDAARELLRDSFTRLIEHVDDLTDGLTDELAYYRPAPDANTIAWLIWHSARIQDAQLCDLAGVEQVWFREGWVDKFALDLPRDAHGYGHTPDEVAKVRAPAKLLAGYYHAVHKLSLEYVASVTADELARIVDRRWTPPVTASARLVSIIDDAAQHLGQAAYIRGLVR
- a CDS encoding PA-phosphatase, whose amino-acid sequence is MLGLAVGKGSTPVDDWFQELGRRHPELRYLLLASDGRLLMAVSAVVIVAALIQRRRRLAVIAAVTPLAGVLAARLGKTLFGRVKEGGLCYPSGHTTVTVVVVAMTVLLVGVTVWAVVGAAAFLALAVIGQAVAYHYFTDAVGALLLGSALACLAVSAARLDRRQTRMRAGSHRSLAWRNDSDV
- a CDS encoding aldehyde dehydrogenase family protein, with protein sequence MTATSDAGTSTDFTGTATIRNPATGAIAGEVRWTDPADVTRVAAGLRTAQREWEARGAKGRAKVLARYAVWLGEHRDEIERLLIAETGKSAGDAAQEVPLIIMITSYYVRTMAKALAPESRPASLPFLSIKKITVHYRPRPVVGIIAPWNYPVANALMDAIGALAAGCAVLLKPSERTPLTAELLLRGWLDSGGPDVLALAQGAREVSEAVIDNSDYIQFTGSSATGAKVMERAARRLTPVSLELGGKDPMIVLEDADVDLAAHAAVWGAMFNAGQTCVSVERVYVLEQVYDQFVAAVVRDVQNLKMGAGDGHAFGALIDDSQVEITARHVQDALAKGARALTGGKRGTGPGSFYEPTVLVDVDHSMACMTEETFGPTLPIMKVSSVEEAVRLANDSPYGLSAAVFSKDVERAEAIAVQLDCGGVNVNDVISNLMCTTAPMGGWKTSGIGARFGGPEGLRKYCRIETVVSPRTRVGAGGNYYNNSPRALKRMNTLMTKLALIRPRRVAK
- the ppk2 gene encoding polyphosphate kinase 2 gives rise to the protein MTLDLSGYTVVDDDDDDPVLLLQPSGQVVDTWRENYPYDERMSRPEYEEQKRLLQIELLKLQKWSQSHGHRHVIVFEGRDAAGKGGTIKRFMEHLNPRGARVVALEKPTEKERTQWYFQRYVQHLPSAGEMVLFDRSWYNRAGVERVMGFCTSKQHAEFIRQVPLFEQMLVNDGISLTKLWFSVTASEQRTRFTIRQVDPVQQWRLSPTDLASLDKWDAYTAAKEDMFAWTDTETAPWTVVKSNDKKRARINAMRHVLSRFDYDNKDHDVVGRPDPLIVGRALSD
- a CDS encoding LuxR C-terminal-related transcriptional regulator, which encodes MRLTWPLTGRSDETRQIEAALLDSASAGIVVSGPAGVGKSRIVRDALAAFTARGWQVRWVVGTSAARNLPLGALTPWARASGNDSLQLIHDVITALTASPEGAPVALGVDDVQLLDDLSTVVVHQTIQRGLAQVVLTVRDDEPVPAATQELWKCGELDRLEVGPLSESQTARLLSETLGGQLDPDAVNRLWTLTRGNPLYLRNIVEQEVSDGRLAVRGGVWAWHGNPVIPRRLVELVEARIGGLSDAVSTVVDVVAVGEPIAMRSLTRITDPAAIEEADRRGLVSFEPGGDTVEVRLAHPLYGEVRRSRAPQTTLRRLRGLVGTELGGSDHHDDIHTVVRRGALSLDSDLPPDVDLLLTAARGAAWMMDLALADRLAEGAIRAGGGPEARIVRAFVLSLQGAGSEAEELLAEVDSTRLTDRDRARLTFLRAVNLFFTMARPRRAKELIDDVSALAIPQHPSLNAFSCVYWAGMGNPAAALECAAAFEPAQLPDDFQRRLTAWASTVAHGEGGRTTEAVAAATAGYSIPVRAFIIIADAHTNALALAGRIADAEAVAALMRDQAVNSRAAPFGQVAVAVSGQAALAAGGLDRACALLTKAVERATTRNPATGFNYRYRILLTTALAMRGLTEHAAAALERLEHAVHPSWRYLDYARAIAGGWVACCQGATSDAIETVRAAAETSRRRQQFAAEVLCLQTATQFGDSSTAPRLAELRRIVEGPRVELASLFAAALGRADAPQLETLSGSFEEMGDLVAAVDAAAYAAVCFRKQSLRGSALRCSARAETLARTAGGACTPALRQAVERLPLTDREREIVMLLTEPMSNRDIADRLQLSVRTVESHIYNAMAKTGTTSRDELAGLLDHVKRQPS